A window of Glycine soja cultivar W05 chromosome 2, ASM419377v2, whole genome shotgun sequence genomic DNA:
GTTAAAAtctttacattattttattctataagCAAGATATCCTCATAACCAAAAGTAGTGAGATTAATCTTGAAAGTATAGAGATTAtcaaagtaaattatatttctctcaacaaaatatttttatatgtacgACCCAAAAATCTATCAGCATACTTAAAAAAACCGATCATCTATCAACTAAGCCGGATCTTGTTGGTATCTTtccattattttatcattttttttcatgatttcTTATTATGCActgaaaatgaattatttatatgGCTGGGTACCATCCGCCCACGATGGCCAACACTTGACCGAAACCGCACAAATCTCCCCAACCTGCAAAATCGAAAATACAACTCTGACAAAAACACTAATGTCAAATTCTCAAACCAACTACTGAGTACTGCCCCTGGAGGACCATAAAACCCTCGACCCAATTGTAGGAAAATTACTGCAAGCCCGAAATCCCGCCACCAAAAACACTTCCAGAAAACTTAGTAAACCACCAATTAATCAATGTCCCACTTTTTACTCCTCCTCCCTCTTTCCAACCCCCACTTTCTTATGTTCAAGTTCTGTACggtgaaacaaaaagaaacattatattttttaccgTCAAGATATGCCTCTTTAAGATTTAGTTCTCCCCTCCCAATTTCAATCTTTTTGCACTCTGTGCCCTTAAGACGTTACCAGCTCCCTCCTGAGCTGAAACATCATGCTGGTAGGAGCAATTGGAACCATTTCGGCACCCCCTTGggcttttaaaatatatgcatgGTTTCAGGATTTTGGGTTTCACTTCTCTTTGTTTAATGTTATGTACCGGTTTCATATCTTGGAAGTTACTATGACGGATACCTATGTGCGAGTCCTGGATGTCTTGCTTGTCTGCACCATGTTGCCTGATGAGGTTTTTATAGTAGTTGGCTCGCTTTGGCCCGGATGCCATAGCTGTCTCTTGCTGAGACTGGTTATTTAAAGCAGGGGGCATTCCACTCGACACATGGTGAAAATTTTTGCTGACGGGCCTGTGCATATCAGGTGCAGGTGTATGATGAGTAAGCATTGAAACTGAGGGAGTTACTGGCATACCAGGAACGGGCCTGGACAATGGAACCGATGCAGTCACTGGCTTATCATGTGAAGAAGACAATAGTGAAACTGATGGAATTGCAGGCACTGACAGAGTGGGTGTAGGATTCAATAAAGAAACTGATGGATTTGAAGGCTTCAACCCAAACCCAGAAGGTAATGAACCCACTGCACTTGTGGGTGTAGTCCATGAAGCTGTCACATCAGGTGTAGGTGTAGACACCAGAACTGATGGAATAGCAGGCTTCAACCCAGAAGTGGGTATATCCACAGTATTTGAGGAAGCACTTGCTGTGGTAGCTGCAGTTCCATGTTCATTAATCAACTGCTCAAGTATTTTTGGATCAGTAAATATTTTACCCAGTAAATCCATATCAATCAGGGTTCCTTGCTCATTACTCCTTATAATGGTTGCAACAACTGAAGAGGCTGCTGCTAAATCAGCTTCCATACCAGAAGATACCCCAGCCATGGGCCTTATACAAGGATCCAAGGAAACGGCATGTGCAGCATTAGAGGCTGAACTAATGGAAGTTTTCGCTGATATATATTGCTGAGAGTTCTGCGACTGCACATTGGGGGAAGGCTTCAGTGCTACTGCCAATTCAGGCAGAATATCCGTAGATTCTTCCTCTTCAATGGGAATGATAGGGATGAGAGGAGTTCtgccatcatcataatcttccTCTTCTACATCCAAAGAGACAGAAGGGCTAAACACCCAAACACAACTCAACAATGTTAGCAACAGAACAAAAGGAAGTTACCACAAGGCTTTCTCAACTAAGGGGTGACATTTTACCTAGGAGGAATGGCAGAAAGACGGGGATAAAGTGCTTCAAGCACCCTCATTTCTCTCAgtttctgattctctttctcCCTACTTTCTTCACCTGCTGCAACACGCCATTGAGATCTGACAACAACCTGTattgaaaagtaaataaatcaatatagggataaaaaaattatcaacaacCCAGTTGGAGATGATGGTTaaaaaacacaataaatattCAGTAAGGTTGGTCAAATGCAAAAGGAGGTTCTAACTTCTAAATAACATGTGACAGAGAATTACCACCGGAGGGCATTCCCATTTTATCTGGGGAATGTTGGAGAATTCAACCTTTGGTTGGTTTAGGAAATGACTGCTTTCAAACCCGGGGGGCAAATCATTAGGTTCGTTAATACTAGAATGTAACATTGATGATGTCTTTGCTTGAAGATGATCTTGCGATTTCTGACCAACTATTGAGGGAAAATCCTCAGACAAGAACAATTTTACCTGCCAAGTCACTTGCATTAGTTTTAGAGGGGGATGAAATGAAGTTATAAcactacataattaaaaaatcactgTATAAATAAGCAGTCACAGAAATACTCATGACGGAGCATCAAGATTATATCTACAAACCCTAAGTTAAGAAATTCTCTACTAACAAGAACAATTTTACCTTGTCTAATAGGGGAAAGATTGGCTGACAAGAGGCACAGACACAAGTATTCAGGAAGAGAGATTTAGGGCTCAAATAGAGAAAGGCAGGGAACGATTCATGAAGAGGGGGAAAGTGAAAATCATGGGTTTGAGAGGTCAAAGGAAAGACCTgagcaattttaaatttttacccttcaaaaaaaccctaaaactctcCACCAGAAATTATAGATCTACTATCAGAAAACTCACAGGAAGTAGAAAGCCTGGccgaaaattgaaaaatagggTCAAGGTATGCTAAAAGGAGGCACAAACACAAGGATTCATGAAGACAAATTTAGGGCTCAAAGGGAGAAAGGATGGGAGTGATTCACAAAGAGGGAGAAAGTGAAAATCATGGGTTTGAGAGGTCAAATTAAAGACTTgtgcaattttatattttttccccaTAAAAAAACCGTAAGACTCCCCACCGGAAATTATAGCTCTACTATTAGAAAACTCACCCGAAGTAGCTTGCCAGTAATTGAAAAATAGGGGCAAGGTTGGCTAACAAGAGGCACAAACACAAGGATTCAGGAAGAGAGGCTTAAGGCTCGAAGGGAGAAAGGGTGGGAGTAATTCACAAACAGGGAGAAAGTGAAAATCATCGGTTTGAGAggtcaaattaaatataaagacCCATGCGATTTAACATTTTAACCCTTTGAAACGTTGCTTCACATGTATTTCTGTCATTTGAGTAAAACATAGGGAGTGGCCCCGGATCTAGATTTGGGCACGGTTTTATGCAATTTTAGCCACAATTTGCGGCATGACAACCGTTACTCCTAGACGCAACATGATGAATTCACACCTACACTTTGTTTAGGCTGAGTTAAGAAGGATTGAAATGGGAGGAAATGATGAATTTGGGTTTTGATTGGGAAGCGAAatgagaagagaaagggattaTTTCTGTGAGACCAAGCAAATTTAATTTCCATCCCACCATATTTGTTGCACTCTTTACACATTTGATCTGTCATATTTCAAAACAGCCATCTCTTCTTCATAAGCATCTACTCATACTTTCTTCCCCATATCGGGGTACTTGAACTATTTTGTATAAAACAATCTAAGTTATTCTTAAAAGGGTAAAATATCTTTTACATATCTCTTCTTCTTTCCCTTCACTTTTCAATATAACCAAATAACTAAAAAGGAATTACTTCATTTCATTCTTTCATAAATCCATCCATTCAATATACATGGTTGAAGGGAGTTTTGGGCATTTTAGCTTGTTTATGAGGGGAAGAGGATGAATGATAGTGCATGCATGTGAgtgagagagggggggggggagagagagaaacaacagTTACTAGTATCCACACCACCCACTATTGCACTCTCCAGGCCACTAGACTCATCTATGAGCATTCTTCAACAGCCAAGCTATGTGCTAGGATGCTATGCCACAACAGAAGCCATCAGCCCACCACATTTGCTATCTATGAAATAGATGACACTAATTCGAACACTGTGACATGgctaatatcaaaataaaacctTACAAGATTGAGGATATATAGCATTTCCTTTTCATGCAGTTCAAGAACAAATTTCAAGCACAAGTTGAACCACCCCTAGTTTTCCGCATACAAAGTTTCATTAACATAAAAGGATATCTATACAAAAATGTTCTGGGAAAGTAGTTCACAATGACATGGCTCATACCATTCAGctgtttatcatttaaaatttaactaatggtaaaatatttcaaatgaaGAAAACTACAGTTCAACTACTGTAACTAATCATTCTAACTATTTCTACAAAAAACAAGCTTCCATGATAAGATACAATGCAATGAACATGTCTTCGCAAATATTTCAATCGATAAGGACACTATTAAAACACGTTGGTAGATAATTTGTGCACTATCTTTACTTATTATTGTTCATGTTCTTCAATTTTGTTAGGACAAAGATATACAAGACAGGTGTAATATTTGTGATATGGTTTCTGAATTTTTCATTACTTagtatgacaattttttttgtttgtgtccATAACAAAAATCACATTTATTTCCGGCAATACAACATCAAATTCATGTTTCAATATCTAGACAAATTACAATAAATTGTatgatatttgaatttaattgcATGCCTttattacttttacttttttaatttcttgacaTGGTTTAACAACATTACTCTGATGAGTTTAATTCCATTTCCAACatgatattttactttataTACTCTTTTTTGGAAGTGgatttatgaaattttatctaaaaaaagaaATCTCAGTAGTAATAGTATCAACTATCAACCTAGTCAGTTTATCTCAATTACATCAGGTTAAGTAAACTATGATGCATGGATTCTCCCTAGTCAAGTATCTCACATGTCAgtgaaaaaaagttttatttctGTTTTCACTATTTCCTATTCaatatttgaaaacagaaaacaaagtgattttttagtaattaaaagcggaaaaaaaaaagagaaacatttttctcaaattaaCAGCCCTAGCTTTTACCCAAAAACACAAGACTTTCTGATCAAgatacttatttttcaaaaaaataggtAAAGAAGGGTATCTGTGGAAACTTTCTGCACAACGATCTTTTTCCTCTTCTGTTTGCAATAAAGAGGGGCTGAATCACAAAAGCTCAGCATATACCACTTTTGTTCTTCATGAACTCCTTGATGTGGGTGGTGCCAACAGTGTGGTCACCGGTGAGGGCAACAACAGATCAACAGAGGAAGTGAGAGCTTCCTGATGCTGTGTATAACACAGGAACAGGACCCCTTGTAGCCAAAAATGATGGCAATGATAATAATGATGGGGTCTAGGCTGCTTGATGGGTACAACTGCAGCcgttattttttagtattttgtatCAAGTACAGATATGATACACATATATCTACCATATTTTCATATTCGTGCATTGAAGGTGAATAACAGCAAATAGTGCTGGTATAACAGCATCGCCATGGTGTAGCAGTTAGAGGAAGCTACGTGGTTCTGCACTTTTGTATTGTGCTTTATGCAGCCATTTCACATCTCTATTTAACACCATTCCTTGGCTCTGTTTCAGAGCACTTCTTAAGGCTAGGTGTTCTGTTTCATTattcttatcattttttaaaaaaaaaacagcattgtgcttatcattgttatcaactTATTGTTATCAGTTATGCCTTGACTGCTGAACTATGTACTCAAGCTACATTTTCTAGTATTGATGATGAATTTGTCTTAAACCTTGAGTACTTTTCATGTTTGAGGATTagtcatgtataaaaattaattgcatTTGATTTGTTATCTACGGTGTAACATTTTTGGGCTGCTCTGCTGCTTCCCATCTCTGTCCAAGATTTGTCACCAATAAATTGCAACAAACTTTGATGAAATCTTAAGGGCATGGCTACCaatgcaaaaaatattaaatgacttCAAATATTACTTCCATTTCTTGTTTTCACAGATAATTAAAAATGGGTCAAATTGTTTTCTAATGTCACTCTTTGAACAAGAAATCATTTTGTAACTATTTGGGAAAATAACATATGACGGTAGAAATCCTTTACTCAAACCAAACAAACACCTATTACAAATGAAATGGAGGTACTAGTTTCAAGGTTATCAAAGAAAGCCAAGGACATCTTCATAGATTAtaatctgtaaaaaaaatttgaagtttaGGGTTATGTTACGAATTTCTGCATGCTTCATATTAACTGCATTATATATAATTCTTCAAGTATAGTGCCAATCATCAACTCCCAATCGATCATGCACATTACGCCTCACCAACCAATCCAGATGACTGTTTTACACAAGTTTTTAAAGTTTTCTTTCGATCTCTtacttattctttttcttcttattctcaTGATTTCCACTTTTTATGTTATCAAATCCCTTTAAGTACAACCttaaatcttattatttttttttattgcatttaaattaataagatttttaaaacatattatcaagatttcaattttttcttccatGGAAATTCTCAGAGTATTCTTCTCCTTCTCATTATTTCCAAATTTGTTTCTGTAATCAACCACTATTTAAGTATTCACGCAATAAAATTATTGagattttttaaacatattatcatgattttaaattttttccattgaaattctttttcttgtttttattattatttccaatTTTCTCTGTAATCAACCACTATTTAAGTATTCGAtcatttaaattaatgaaaattttaaaaacatcttGTGTCtagattgtatttatttttcttcttcttctgattattattattattattgacagCAGTGTCCCCTGTTTCTTCGATAGCTGCCAGTGCCTGAAATGTCAAGGCAGAAcgcagaaaagaaaaagcagAAAAAAAAGGGGTATGACCGACATCGAACAGCGAAAAATCAGAAGAAGTGAAAGAAGGATCAATAAACGAAGGAAAAATCGAAaattggaagaagaaaaaaagatcatTGCAGATATATATACCTGACACAGATTATCTCCAGTAGCCCACGAAACCCTGTTGGATTTCCTCGCTCGCTTCATATCGAATCGAATCAAAGTAAAAACACTCAGATTCACAATCGACGTTGAATCAATAGGATTCGCAAAGAGAAAGGTTAATCTgagaacaataaaattaaaatcattaaccAGCGAACAAAAGCTtccggtttttttttttaatttcgtaTTTCGCAGCAAACACAGAGAGAGATTGAGAGAGAAAACCctagaaaaaagaagagagaagtgTATTTTTGGGTGGTGGCTAACCTTTTATAGTTTTGATGACAGCGCATAGATGCAACAACATGACGAATGACGATACGATAATCAGATGTGTTGGGACCAACTATTAAACCACCAAAAATGTTATTTACACTATACAGCTGAGTGaatattaaagtaattcaaaaattatctttttcacGAAAATacgattaatttaataaatatataatagaatTATGTTTTCATAGTATATaatgatggtaaaaaaatataaatttaaatatatttttttcctgtaATTTAacgttttgtttttcaatttcatctttaaatttattttttcattttaatcattataaaatatatgattattttattttttgtcctcaATAGTAAAAAgctgttttgaaaaataaaaaagtattatttaaagtgttttagaaaaaaaaatcattttataaggactaaataaaaaaattactaaaaatgaaaatgaaaaaaagtgtcaatttacataaactaaaaatatatttaagttaaaaatatataccatacaaatatatatttttttaaattatattaattcttcaattaagaaaaaagtttatgagtaatctaaaattcaataacaaagtaaaattgttttaaatatataaatatatatatttttttaaattatatatttgaaaaatatatttttttaaataatcaaactTACTAGtatcaaaattgtttttttacacTTACacaataaaattgtgttttgtttgagtatatttttttcaccccaaatatatatcaagaaaacataatttttgtttgtaattttacCAACAAAATGACATTTTGTTAGATCTATCTCTTCCTACCCGAATTCCACCTCTTGTTCATTTGTTGCgcatatttgattttgtttgcaCAACTAACAAAAACTCTCCAAGAGTTGCCAATGATTGAGGACCTCTTCCTTGTCTTCCACTGGTTCGATGAATAGAGGACGCACCGAAGATGCCAACAATGGATCTCAATCGAGGTAGAGTGCACACGATGCAGCTATATCTCAACCAGGGTGGAGAGCTTGGACGGAAGAATGACACGGTGGTGTAGGCAAAAGAagaatttcacaaaaattagtAGTAGCAATTTAGATGGTGCTAATTGTTGCTCCCTAGTGTTTTGGTGTTGTGTTGGTGTGGCATGGGCTTGTTATCCTGGGTTGGGGTTGGGCCTAATGTAAATGCACATGGTTGAATTGGACCTACTTTGTTAGTTTCTGGTTTCTCATTCATATGCTTGTGATAGTAACTTCTTATGCTGATTAACATGTTCGTTTTGGCCttcaaacaaa
This region includes:
- the LOC114381643 gene encoding zinc finger CCCH domain-containing protein 30-like isoform X2, with the protein product MLHSSINEPNDLPPGFESSHFLNQPKVEFSNIPQIKWECPPVVVVRSQWRVAAGEESREKENQKLREMRVLEALYPRLSAIPPSPSVSLDVEEEDYDDGRTPLIPIIPIEEEESTDILPELAVALKPSPNVQSQNSQQYISAKTSISSASNAAHAVSLDPCIRPMAGVSSGMEADLAAASSVVATIIRSNEQGTLIDMDLLGKIFTDPKILEQLINEHGTAATTASASSNTVDIPTSGLKPAIPSVLVSTPTPDVTASWTTPTSAVGSLPSGFGLKPSNPSVSLLNPTPTLSVPAIPSVSLLSSSHDKPVTASVPLSRPVPGMPVTPSVSMLTHHTPAPDMHRPVSKNFHHVSSGMPPALNNQSQQETAMASGPKRANYYKNLIRQHGADKQDIQDSHIGIRHSNFQDMKPVHNIKQREVKPKILKPCIYFKSPRGCRNGSNCSYQHDVSAQEGAGNVLRAQSAKRLKLGGEN
- the LOC114381643 gene encoding zinc finger CCCH domain-containing protein 30-like isoform X1, translated to MRCHQNYKRLTFLFANPIDSTSIVNLSVFTLIRFDMKRARKSNRVSWATGDNLCQVKLFLSEDFPSIVGQKSQDHLQAKTSSMLHSSINEPNDLPPGFESSHFLNQPKVEFSNIPQIKWECPPVVVVRSQWRVAAGEESREKENQKLREMRVLEALYPRLSAIPPSPSVSLDVEEEDYDDGRTPLIPIIPIEEEESTDILPELAVALKPSPNVQSQNSQQYISAKTSISSASNAAHAVSLDPCIRPMAGVSSGMEADLAAASSVVATIIRSNEQGTLIDMDLLGKIFTDPKILEQLINEHGTAATTASASSNTVDIPTSGLKPAIPSVLVSTPTPDVTASWTTPTSAVGSLPSGFGLKPSNPSVSLLNPTPTLSVPAIPSVSLLSSSHDKPVTASVPLSRPVPGMPVTPSVSMLTHHTPAPDMHRPVSKNFHHVSSGMPPALNNQSQQETAMASGPKRANYYKNLIRQHGADKQDIQDSHIGIRHSNFQDMKPVHNIKQREVKPKILKPCIYFKSPRGCRNGSNCSYQHDVSAQEGAGNVLRAQSAKRLKLGGEN